TACCCCGCCCTCAACGACGTGGTGGTCGGCCGCATGGGCCTGGGACGGGTGGTGCGCATCCGCGCGGAGATCGATGGGCGCTACTTCACCACCTACATCGGCGACGGGCTGATCGTCGCCACGCCCACGGGCAGCACCGCCTATGCCCTGGCCGCCGGCGGCCCCATCCTCCCCCCCGAGCTGAAGAACATCGTCCTGGTCCCCATCGCTCCCCACCTCAGCCTGGATCGCGCCGTGGTGCTGGATGAGGGAGCCCGTGTCTCCCTCACCGTGCACACCGAAGGCAAAGCCGCCCTGACCGTGGATGGAATGGGGGATTACCCGCTGGAAGAAGGGGACCGGGTGGAGATCGCCGCTGCCCCCTTCAGCGCCTGCTTCCTCCGCCTGCGGGACCGCTCATATTTCTACCGCCTCCTCGCCGCCCGCCTGCGCCGCATGGTGGCCGACGAGGACGCCCGATAAGCCCAGCCCTGCACTGGGTTCCGGCGCGCGGATGGCTATCATCATGTTGAGGGAGCTTGACGCTAGACCTCATCCCCGAGACGGGGGCGTGCCGATGGCGCTGTCGCCGGAGGAACTGGGCTACTGGCTGGTCTTCCACCGGGTGATGGGCATCGGGCCGGCACGCTTCCGCGCGCTGC
Above is a genomic segment from Thermoflexus hugenholtzii JAD2 containing:
- a CDS encoding NAD(+)/NADH kinase, translating into MSERRFQRIGLVFHPQRPHARGLAEAVAEVLRETGREPVLISSEELRNGALVSGWDLALTFGGDGLLLHVARYAAPAGVPLLGINLGRVGFLTEIEPEEWAEQLQKVWEGRYWIERRLMLTAYQIREGQRRGPYPALNDVVVGRMGLGRVVRIRAEIDGRYFTTYIGDGLIVATPTGSTAYALAAGGPILPPELKNIVLVPIAPHLSLDRAVVLDEGARVSLTVHTEGKAALTVDGMGDYPLEEGDRVEIAAAPFSACFLRLRDRSYFYRLLAARLRRMVADEDAR